One Rissa tridactyla isolate bRisTri1 chromosome 4, bRisTri1.patW.cur.20221130, whole genome shotgun sequence DNA window includes the following coding sequences:
- the LOC128909305 gene encoding NACHT, LRR and PYD domains-containing protein 12-like isoform X1 — MAGEERPLAALLRALQGLAPKDFQEFKKKLSKVHVEGEWNIPKDSLAKAAHPCALVSCMGKNYSEGAALDVAIGLLEEMNQRDLTEKLLEEKVKEYRRKYREHVVREFFRYKEVNSCLGENLSVSSRYADLTIVRKPWSKHGGEHEAVGANHGRADASNRPATITVTTQTLFKPDEDGQTPQVVVLVGALGMGKTMTVRKVMVEWVEGTFYTQFDYVFCIDCKDIAFTKEASVVDLISKCCPHKRMPVGNILDDQKKILFIFDGFEALGFSLVQPEDELSSDPREVKPLQTTLMSLLKKTVLPESSLLITTRPTALQSLGRCLEGEYYAEILGFSAAMREEYFHRYFENDNKATAAFRFARGNKVLYSLCIIPVMSWTVCTILEQELYKKKNLTACSKATTRMSMFYLSRLMKCRDRDDAQDLQQFLRKLCSLAAEGVWKHKVLFEEKEIKDRGLDQPDLLPLFLNEKISKKGVGHGNVYSFTHLHLQEFFAAMFYVLEDDEEMVGDSRALAKDVNMLLESYSESRKDLNLTVRFLFGLLSQKSIEYADETIGCRISPLAREDMLSWLQGRHRGISQPGQALKVTDLDTFHFLFEMNDKSFVQSALSHFTDVDLQDIKLTLYDQMAFSFCVRQWAGLGCVTLRGCSFHQQEPWEELAVSGPCSGASGAGGGPRPLAERWQEEPQAPIRPLCQALRHLGSGLRALRLQWCGLSESCCAELAALLAQHPSLARLELGDGALGDGGVRLLCEGLQQPGCRLRVLRVRSSKAMAPGWRPSPGGTRAGSEGLVSGRLWYSRLTSACCEDLAAVLGTSPCLEELDLSFSEGLRDAGVHLLCEGLQRRNCQLQTLRLGSCRLTGTCCRALAARLVECPRLTCLDLSDNELGAEGVLQLCQQLRHPACPLQTLGLSTAGLPEEAWQELAALRALKPHLKIGSLLEQEVLQKGAMARLPFHRGVLPGAGGPGARKGLPSFRRAPRNSPSQF, encoded by the exons ATGGCAGGGGAAGAGCGTCCGTTAGCTGCTCTCCTACGAGCACTGCAGGGCCTCGCACCCAAGGACTTCCAGGAGTTTAAGAAGAAGTTATCGAAGGTTCACGTGGAAGGAGAATGGAATATCCCCAAGGATTCGCTGGCCAAGGCCGCCCACCCCTGCGCGCTTGTCAGCTGCATGGGCAAGAACTACAGCGAAGGCGCCGCACTGGACGTAGCCATTGGGCTGCTTGAGGAGATGAACCAGAGGGACCTCACGGAGAAACTCCTGGAGGAGAAGGTGAAAG AGTACAGGCGGAAATACAGGGAGCACGTGGTCCGGGAATTCTTCCGGTATAAAGAAGTGAACTCCTGTCTCGGGGAGAACCTGTCTGTCAGCAGCCGCTACGCCGACCTGACCATCGTCAGGAAGCCTTGGAGCAAGCACGGAGGTGAGCACGAAGCTGTGGGCGCCAACCACGGACGTGCCGACGCCAGCAACAGACCAGCCACCATCACCGTCACCACGCAGACGCTGTTTAAACCTGATGAAGATGGGCAAACGCCGCAGGTCGTGGTGCTGGTGGgggccctggggatggggaagaCGATGACGGTCAGGAAGGTGATGGTGGAGtgggtggaagggaccttctaCACGCAGTTTGACTACGTCTTCTGCATAGACTGTAAAGACATCGCCTTTACCAAGGAAGCGAGCGTGGTAGACCTCATTTCAAAGTGCTGCCCTCACAAGCGAATGCCAGTGGGGAATATCCTGGATGACCAGAAGAAGATTCTGTTCATTTTTGATGGCTTCGAGGCCCTGGGATTTTCCTTGGTTCAGCCCGAAGATGAGCTGAGCTCTGACCCCAGGGAAGTCAAGCCGCTGCAAACCACCCTGATGAGCTTGTTGAAGAAGACTGTTCTCCCCGAGTCCTCCTTGCTCATCACCACAAGGCCAACGGCTCTTCAAAGCCTGGGGCGGTGCCTGGAGGGTGAGTATTATGCGGAAATACTGGGATTTTCGGCAGCCATGAGGGAGGAGTATTTCCACAGGTATTTTGAGAATGACAATAAAGCCACTGCGGCCTTCAGGTTTGCAAGAGGCAACAAGGTCCTCTACAGTTTGTGCATCATCCCCGTCATGAGCTGGACCGTCTGCACCATCCTTGAACAGGAGctttacaagaagaaaaaccTCACCGCGTGCTCTAAAGCCACCACGCGGATGAGCATGTTTTACCTCTCCCGGTTGATGAAGTGCAGAGACAGGGACGACGCGCAGGACCTCCAGCAGTTCCTGCGCAAGCTCTGCTCCTTGGCTGCCGAGGGCGTCTGGAAGCACAAGGTCCTCTTTGAGGAGAAGGAAATCAAGGACCGTGGCTTGGACCAGCCAGAccttctccccctcttcctcaACGAGAAGATCTCAAAGAAAGGTGTAGGCCATGGGAACGTCTACAGCTTCACCCACCTGCACCTCCAGGAGTTTTTTGCGGCGATGTTTTACGTTCTTGAGGACGATGAGGAGATGGTCGGCGACTCGAGGGCTCTTGCGAAGGATGTAAATATGTTATTAGAAAGCTATAGCGAGTCCAGGAAGGATTTGAACTTAACGGTGAGGTTCCTGTTTGGTCTCCTAAGCCAAAAATCCATAGAGTATGCGGATGAAACCATCGGGTGCAGAATTTCACCACTGGCCAGGGAAGATATGCTGAGCTGGCTTCAGGGGAGGCACAGAGGCATCTCCCAGCCTGGCCAAGCACTGAAGGTTACAGACTTGGACACTTTCCACTTTTTGTTTGAGATGAATGACAAAAGCTTCGTACAAAGTGCATTGAGTCATTTCACCGACGTAGACTTGCAGGACATCAAGTTGACCCTCTACGACCAAATGGCTTTTTCCTTCTGCGTCAGGcagtgggctgggctgggctgcgtCACCCTCCGGGGATGCTCCTTCCACCAGCAGGAGCCCTGGGAGGAGCTGGCTGTGTCGGGGCCTTG ctccgGTGCCTCGGGAGCCGGAGGAGGTCCCCGTCCCCTCGCTGAGCGGTGGCAGGAGGAGCCGCAGGCCCCCATCCGCCCGCTCTGCCAGGCGCTGCGGCACCTGGGCAGCGGCCTGCGGGCACTCCG gctgcagtggtGCGGGCTGTCGGAGAGCTGCTGCGCTGAGCTGGCCGCGCTGCTGGCCCAACACCCCAGCCTGGCCCGGCTGGAGCTGGGCGACGGCGCGCTGGGCGACGGCGGTGTGCGCCTGCTCTgcgaggggctgcagcagcccggCTGCCGCCTCCGCGTCCTGCG GGTGAGGAGCTCAAAAGCAATGGCACCGGGGTGGAGACCGTCACCGGGGGGAACTCGGGCTGGCTCTGAGGGTCTCGTCTCTGGCAGGCTGTGGTACTCCCGCCTCACCAGCGCCTGCTGCGAGGACCTCGCCGCCGTGCTGGGCACCAGTCCCTGCCTGGAGGAGCTGGATTTGTCCTTCAGCGAGGGGCTGCGCGATGCCGGCGTGCATTTGCTGTGCGAGGGGCTTCAGCGCCGCAACTGCCAGCTGCAGACGCTGCG gctggggagctgccGGCTGACGGGCACCTGCTGCCGAGCCCTGGCCGCTCGGCTGGTGGAGTGTCCCCGTCTCACCTGCCTGGACCTGAGCGACAATGAGCTGGGAGCCGAGGGcgtcctgcagctctgccagcagctccggCATCCCGCCTGCCCGCTGCAGACCCTGGG CCTGAGCACGGCCGGGTTGCCGGAGGAAGCgtggcaggagctggctgccctGCGGGCACTGAAGCCCCACCTGAAGATCGGGTCCCTCctggagcaggaggtgctgcagaaGGGGGCCATGGCCCGGCTGCCCTTCCACCGCGGGGTCCTGccgggcgcgggggggccgggggccagGAAGGGGCTCCCCTCTTTCAGGAGAGCTCCTCGCAACAGCCCCAGCCAGTTCTAG
- the LOC128909305 gene encoding NACHT, LRR and PYD domains-containing protein 12-like isoform X2, with the protein MAGEERPLAALLRALQGLAPKDFQEFKKKLSKVHVEGEWNIPKDSLAKAAHPCALVSCMGKNYSEGAALDVAIGLLEEMNQRDLTEKLLEEKVKEYRRKYREHVVREFFRYKEVNSCLGENLSVSSRYADLTIVRKPWSKHGGEHEAVGANHGRADASNRPATITVTTQTLFKPDEDGQTPQVVVLVGALGMGKTMTVRKVMVEWVEGTFYTQFDYVFCIDCKDIAFTKEASVVDLISKCCPHKRMPVGNILDDQKKILFIFDGFEALGFSLVQPEDELSSDPREVKPLQTTLMSLLKKTVLPESSLLITTRPTALQSLGRCLEGEYYAEILGFSAAMREEYFHRYFENDNKATAAFRFARGNKVLYSLCIIPVMSWTVCTILEQELYKKKNLTACSKATTRMSMFYLSRLMKCRDRDDAQDLQQFLRKLCSLAAEGVWKHKVLFEEKEIKDRGLDQPDLLPLFLNEKISKKGVGHGNVYSFTHLHLQEFFAAMFYVLEDDEEMVGDSRALAKDVNMLLESYSESRKDLNLTVRFLFGLLSQKSIEYADETIGCRISPLAREDMLSWLQGRHRGISQPGQALKVTDLDTFHFLFEMNDKSFVQSALSHFTDVDLQDIKLTLYDQMAFSFCVRQWAGLGCVTLRGCSFHQQEPWEELAVSGPCSGASGAGGGPRPLAERWQEEPQAPIRPLCQALRHLGSGLRALRLQWCGLSESCCAELAALLAQHPSLARLELGDGALGDGGVRLLCEGLQQPGCRLRVLRLWYSRLTSACCEDLAAVLGTSPCLEELDLSFSEGLRDAGVHLLCEGLQRRNCQLQTLRLGSCRLTGTCCRALAARLVECPRLTCLDLSDNELGAEGVLQLCQQLRHPACPLQTLGLSTAGLPEEAWQELAALRALKPHLKIGSLLEQEVLQKGAMARLPFHRGVLPGAGGPGARKGLPSFRRAPRNSPSQF; encoded by the exons ATGGCAGGGGAAGAGCGTCCGTTAGCTGCTCTCCTACGAGCACTGCAGGGCCTCGCACCCAAGGACTTCCAGGAGTTTAAGAAGAAGTTATCGAAGGTTCACGTGGAAGGAGAATGGAATATCCCCAAGGATTCGCTGGCCAAGGCCGCCCACCCCTGCGCGCTTGTCAGCTGCATGGGCAAGAACTACAGCGAAGGCGCCGCACTGGACGTAGCCATTGGGCTGCTTGAGGAGATGAACCAGAGGGACCTCACGGAGAAACTCCTGGAGGAGAAGGTGAAAG AGTACAGGCGGAAATACAGGGAGCACGTGGTCCGGGAATTCTTCCGGTATAAAGAAGTGAACTCCTGTCTCGGGGAGAACCTGTCTGTCAGCAGCCGCTACGCCGACCTGACCATCGTCAGGAAGCCTTGGAGCAAGCACGGAGGTGAGCACGAAGCTGTGGGCGCCAACCACGGACGTGCCGACGCCAGCAACAGACCAGCCACCATCACCGTCACCACGCAGACGCTGTTTAAACCTGATGAAGATGGGCAAACGCCGCAGGTCGTGGTGCTGGTGGgggccctggggatggggaagaCGATGACGGTCAGGAAGGTGATGGTGGAGtgggtggaagggaccttctaCACGCAGTTTGACTACGTCTTCTGCATAGACTGTAAAGACATCGCCTTTACCAAGGAAGCGAGCGTGGTAGACCTCATTTCAAAGTGCTGCCCTCACAAGCGAATGCCAGTGGGGAATATCCTGGATGACCAGAAGAAGATTCTGTTCATTTTTGATGGCTTCGAGGCCCTGGGATTTTCCTTGGTTCAGCCCGAAGATGAGCTGAGCTCTGACCCCAGGGAAGTCAAGCCGCTGCAAACCACCCTGATGAGCTTGTTGAAGAAGACTGTTCTCCCCGAGTCCTCCTTGCTCATCACCACAAGGCCAACGGCTCTTCAAAGCCTGGGGCGGTGCCTGGAGGGTGAGTATTATGCGGAAATACTGGGATTTTCGGCAGCCATGAGGGAGGAGTATTTCCACAGGTATTTTGAGAATGACAATAAAGCCACTGCGGCCTTCAGGTTTGCAAGAGGCAACAAGGTCCTCTACAGTTTGTGCATCATCCCCGTCATGAGCTGGACCGTCTGCACCATCCTTGAACAGGAGctttacaagaagaaaaaccTCACCGCGTGCTCTAAAGCCACCACGCGGATGAGCATGTTTTACCTCTCCCGGTTGATGAAGTGCAGAGACAGGGACGACGCGCAGGACCTCCAGCAGTTCCTGCGCAAGCTCTGCTCCTTGGCTGCCGAGGGCGTCTGGAAGCACAAGGTCCTCTTTGAGGAGAAGGAAATCAAGGACCGTGGCTTGGACCAGCCAGAccttctccccctcttcctcaACGAGAAGATCTCAAAGAAAGGTGTAGGCCATGGGAACGTCTACAGCTTCACCCACCTGCACCTCCAGGAGTTTTTTGCGGCGATGTTTTACGTTCTTGAGGACGATGAGGAGATGGTCGGCGACTCGAGGGCTCTTGCGAAGGATGTAAATATGTTATTAGAAAGCTATAGCGAGTCCAGGAAGGATTTGAACTTAACGGTGAGGTTCCTGTTTGGTCTCCTAAGCCAAAAATCCATAGAGTATGCGGATGAAACCATCGGGTGCAGAATTTCACCACTGGCCAGGGAAGATATGCTGAGCTGGCTTCAGGGGAGGCACAGAGGCATCTCCCAGCCTGGCCAAGCACTGAAGGTTACAGACTTGGACACTTTCCACTTTTTGTTTGAGATGAATGACAAAAGCTTCGTACAAAGTGCATTGAGTCATTTCACCGACGTAGACTTGCAGGACATCAAGTTGACCCTCTACGACCAAATGGCTTTTTCCTTCTGCGTCAGGcagtgggctgggctgggctgcgtCACCCTCCGGGGATGCTCCTTCCACCAGCAGGAGCCCTGGGAGGAGCTGGCTGTGTCGGGGCCTTG ctccgGTGCCTCGGGAGCCGGAGGAGGTCCCCGTCCCCTCGCTGAGCGGTGGCAGGAGGAGCCGCAGGCCCCCATCCGCCCGCTCTGCCAGGCGCTGCGGCACCTGGGCAGCGGCCTGCGGGCACTCCG gctgcagtggtGCGGGCTGTCGGAGAGCTGCTGCGCTGAGCTGGCCGCGCTGCTGGCCCAACACCCCAGCCTGGCCCGGCTGGAGCTGGGCGACGGCGCGCTGGGCGACGGCGGTGTGCGCCTGCTCTgcgaggggctgcagcagcccggCTGCCGCCTCCGCGTCCTGCG GCTGTGGTACTCCCGCCTCACCAGCGCCTGCTGCGAGGACCTCGCCGCCGTGCTGGGCACCAGTCCCTGCCTGGAGGAGCTGGATTTGTCCTTCAGCGAGGGGCTGCGCGATGCCGGCGTGCATTTGCTGTGCGAGGGGCTTCAGCGCCGCAACTGCCAGCTGCAGACGCTGCG gctggggagctgccGGCTGACGGGCACCTGCTGCCGAGCCCTGGCCGCTCGGCTGGTGGAGTGTCCCCGTCTCACCTGCCTGGACCTGAGCGACAATGAGCTGGGAGCCGAGGGcgtcctgcagctctgccagcagctccggCATCCCGCCTGCCCGCTGCAGACCCTGGG CCTGAGCACGGCCGGGTTGCCGGAGGAAGCgtggcaggagctggctgccctGCGGGCACTGAAGCCCCACCTGAAGATCGGGTCCCTCctggagcaggaggtgctgcagaaGGGGGCCATGGCCCGGCTGCCCTTCCACCGCGGGGTCCTGccgggcgcgggggggccgggggccagGAAGGGGCTCCCCTCTTTCAGGAGAGCTCCTCGCAACAGCCCCAGCCAGTTCTAG